The Paenibacillus sp. G2S3 region AAGTCTTCTGCCAGTTCATCCTCCTTTAAGAATTACTATAATATGAGTGAAACTAGCGATTCTATCTTTGAAGCGATGCGGCAGCTTTCACTGCGTACTAGACGCACTCCGATTGGCCATCATCTAAAGGTCATTGTGATTAGTGAAAAACTCGCGCGTTCCAATAACCTTACTAAAATCATAGATTTCTTTACTCGGGATAATGATATCCGTCCGAGTGTTATGTTATTTGTCAGTAAGGGAATGGCCAAGGATGTATTGGAAAATGCATTGCCGGGTCAGACTCCTGCCTTTGTACTTGAAGGAATATTCAATAACAGAGACCGGAATATGGGGATATGGGAGCCGGTATCTCTGGCTAAAGTAGTTGGCCCGTTGCAAGGAAAGAAAAGCTTTTTATTGCAAAATGTTATCCCTATTGATCAGGAGACAAAGCTATCAGGAGCTGGAGTATTCAACGGGGGAACGGGAAAGCTTGTTGGCTTTTTGGATGAGTCGGAGCTAGAGGGGATGGCCTGGCTGACCGGAAAGGGGCTAGGAGGGGTACTCAAGACGTATAATCCGGAGAACAATGACCTCTTAACCTATGAGGTGAAATCGATGCATAGCAAGATCAAAGCCAATGTGAATAATGGCCAGATCTCTTTTAACGTGAAAATAAAATC contains the following coding sequences:
- a CDS encoding Ger(x)C family spore germination protein gives rise to the protein MKKWRLWIVLSVLCSLLSGCWSSTPIEELNMQIGVALDSAEESGGEEVANPEGGHHKKPEKIISTYQFTIPQGSGGAVMKSSASSSSFKNYYNMSETSDSIFEAMRQLSLRTRRTPIGHHLKVIVISEKLARSNNLTKIIDFFTRDNDIRPSVMLFVSKGMAKDVLENALPGQTPAFVLEGIFNNRDRNMGIWEPVSLAKVVGPLQGKKSFLLQNVIPIDQETKLSGAGVFNGGTGKLVGFLDESELEGMAWLTGKGLGGVLKTYNPENNDLLTYEVKSMHSKIKANVNNGQISFNVKIKSTGRYAEVFAEKSKKLHDGIVKKDKALLQKRVLEMVQTTVTKMQKELHTEAAGFGTSLHNQHPAVWRSVKDNWDETFSKIPITYEVNLNIEEYGASDTTAE